A genomic region of Rhipicephalus sanguineus isolate Rsan-2018 chromosome 3, BIME_Rsan_1.4, whole genome shotgun sequence contains the following coding sequences:
- the LOC119388103 gene encoding NADH dehydrogenase [ubiquinone] 1 alpha subcomplex subunit 2, with protein sequence MAGARAAAKFGSHLKELRLHLCQKSAESAGVREFVMKHYRSVKNSNPTLPILIRECSGVQPKIYARYEFGKESHASLSGLSADQVMTTIEQMAQKTA encoded by the exons ATGGCCGGTGCTCGGGCTGCTGCAAAATTTGGTAGCCACCTGAAAGAGCTACGATTGCACCTCTGTCAGAAATCTGCTGAAAGTGCTGGTGTTAG GGAGTTTGTAATGAAGCACTACCGCAGCGTAAAGAACAGCAACCCAACCCTGCCAATCCTCATACGTGAATGCAGCGGCGTGCAACCGAAAATTTACGCCCGATACG AATTTGGAAAAGAGAGCCACGCTTCACTCTCTGGGCTCTCAGCCGATCAAGTCATGACTACGATAGAGCAGATGGCACAGAAGACTGCATAA